AAAAGTTGCCGATAAAATCAAGGCGAAAATGGCGGAATACGAGGGCGTTTTCGACATCAAAAACAGCTTTGAAGGCGGCAAACAGGAGGTGCAATTGCGCATCCGCCCCGAAGCCGAACAACTGGGCTTGACACTGGGTGCTATCGGTACGCAAGTGCGCCATGCGATTTTTGGCGCGGAAGCCCAGCGCATCCAGCGTGACAAATCGGAAGTCAAAGTGATGGTGCGTTACCCCAAAGAAGAACGCTATTCACTGGCGGATTTGCAAAACCTGCTGATCCGCACCACCGACGGCGCGGAAATCCCCTTGATAGAAGTCGCGGACATTACGTTAGGGCAAGGTGCGCCGAAAATTTCGCGAGTCGACCGCCAGCGGGTCATTGATGTCACTGCCGATGTCGACAAGGGGCGCATCAATATCCCCAAGGTTGTCGCCGATTTTCGCGTGTGGCTGGATGCAGAATTGCAGCAACATCCCGGCGTGGGCTATGACATGGAAGGTGAGCAAAAAGAACAGCGCGAGTCGATGGGCAGCTTGTTCATGGGGCTGGGCTTTGCCTTGCTGGCGATTTACATCCTGCTGGCGATTCCGTTGCAATCGTATGCCCAACCGCTGGTGGTCATGAGCGTGATTCCGTTCTCGATTATTGGCGCATTCGGTGGACACACCTTGATGGGCATGGATTTGAGCATCAGCAGCATGTTCGGCTTGTTGGCATTGTTTGGGGTGGCGGTGAACGATTCCCTCGTGATGGTGGATCGCATTAACCACAAACTCAAAGAAGGTATGGCCATTGCGGAAGCAGTGCGGGAGGCAGGTGCGACCCGTTTCCGCCCGATTTTGCTGACCTCACTCACCACGTTTGCCGGAATGACCCCGCTGTTGCTGGACAAGACCACACAAGCGCAATTCCTGATTCCAATGGCTGTGTCTCTGGGTTTCGGGATTTTGTTTGCGACCTTCCTTGCCTTGTATCTAGTGCCTGCGTTGTATCTGGTGAAAGAGGACGTGCGTGAATTGCCCGCCAAACTGTTCGGCAAGTCTCACAAAATCGCCAAAACGTCCGCCAAGGATTCAATGGTGTAATCCGGCTCAAACGGGTGTGCATCGGCTTCGCGCCGGTAATGGATGGTGGTCATGCCGAAACGCTTGGCCACCGCCAGATTTTCGCGGCGATCGTCGATGAAGGCGATGTGTTCACCCCCTACCCCGCTGGCTTTTATCAGCACTTCGTAAATCGCGGGTTCGGGCTTTTGGCACTTGACCGCACCGCTGATAATGCGCGGCTCGAAACGTTCACTGAACGCAAACCGCGCTTCCAACATGTCGCCCCATTCTGCCCCTAGATTGGAAAGAATGCCGAGGCGGTAACGCTGTGACAGCACGTAGGTTACTGCCGCCAAGTCCGCATCCAATTCAAAAAAGTTGAGAAATTGCTGGCGAATCGGCGATTCCAACGTCAAACCGATGCCTTCCCAAAACGCCACTTCGCTAATCTGCCCGCCGGTGTAAGCATCGTAATACGGCTTGACGGCGGCTTTGGTCACGGTGGGTGGTAACAACGGTAGTAGACCGTGGGTGACGAGGTGTCCGTCGGAAATCACCACACCGAATAGGTCGAAGGCGATGAGTTTGAGGGTGGGTTGCATGGGGTAACTCTCGATTATTGGTGACAACGGCTTTGGCTCTGGTTACGGAAATGTATGAAGTTTACCAAAAATCAGACAGAATCGCCGATAAACGGTATGATTCCCCCCATTGTAAAGTGAACAGGGCGTACTCACATGACTAAGGTTTTCATCAGTTACAGCCATGACTCTCAACCCCACCGCGATTTTGTACGGGGGATTACTGACCAGTTGCGCACCGACGGGCTGGATTGTTTGATTGACCAATACGTGAACGGCTTTCCGCCCGAAGGTTGGCAACGTTGGATGGAAAACCAGATTGAAGCCGCTGATTTTGTGCTGTTGGTTTGCACCGCAACCTATTTGCGGCGTTATCGCGGGCAGGAAACCAACGGCGGCAAAGGCGTTACGTTTGAGGGTGTGGTGATTTCACAAACGCTGTACGACCACTATTACCGTAATACCAAATTTGTGCCGGTATTGCCTGAGGGTGGGGATTTTGGACATGTGCCGTTGCCGTTAAAGTCATACACGGCTTACACGCTACCCCAACAATACGACAGCCTGTACCGCTACCTGACAGCACAACCTGAGTATATTGCGCCCGCCGTTGGCAGCAAACGGATTATGCCGCCAGCACAAGGGGCATCCGTCATGCCGACCTCGACACTTACACCAGCGCCGGTTAATACACTGGGCAATCTCAATGCCGAACGGCGGGCGCGTTTGCAGGAGAAGTTGCGCCTCCTGTATCAACAATACGATCTGGAAACCCGCGTCGAAGAAAAGATGCGCATTAAGGCGATTATTGACCAGACTGAAGCCGATTTGCGGGGATTGTGATGATGGAATCCCTAGTAGAAGAACGCCGCCAACGCTTACAGGAACAGTGGCGGCAGTTGTATGCCAGCCATGATTTAGAAACTCGTGTTGATGAAAAAATGCGGATCAAGGCGATTATCGACCCTAGGGAACCTCTAAAAACCCACTGATACCCACACAAATGTGAGAAAATGCTCATCTGAGCCACCGCCCCGTTACTAGCCATGCCCAAGAAAAGTGCCATCAAAACCAGTCTGTTTGCCGCCGAAGAGCGTGAACAGAAACTCGACCGCAAGGGCGACCTGCTGTCCACCCTGAACCAGCACGTCAACTTTGTCGCCTTGGCAGGAGAAATCGACCACATCGCCCCACGCCCCAGTGACAAGCGAGGAGGCCGTCCACCCTACCCAACGGAACTGATGGTACGGGTCTTGGTGTTGCAACACCTGTACAACCTGTCGGACGAGGCATTGGAATACCAATTGCTTGACCGGCTGTCGTTCCAACGGTTTTGTGGCCTGCGTCATTCCAGCACGATCCCGGATGCCAATACCTTGTGGGTATTCCGTGAACGGATCAGTGCGGCAGGTGGTGCGGATGCCCTGTTTGATGCCGTCCAACGGCAATTACAACAACACGGTTTTATTGCCCGTGGTGGTCAAATCGTTGATGCCACGCTGGTGGAAGCCCCTAAACAACATTTCCACAAAGAAGAAAAAGCGCTGTTGGAACAAGCGGCAACACCTGCTGACTGGACACCTGCCCAACGTCGCCAAAAGGATACGGAAGCAAGCTGGACGAAAAAACACGGTAAAAGTTACCACGGCTACAAACTCAGTATCAGTGCCGATCGGAAATACAAACTCATCCGCAAACACCACATCAGCACCGCCAAAGAACATGACACCAACCATTTTGAAGCGGTGCTTGACCGAGCCAACACCAGCCGTGACGTATGGGCGGACAAAGGTTACGAAGACCAATCCCGTGAACAACGCCTCAACCAAGGTAGCTGGCGGTTACACATCCAGCACAAAGCCAAGAAAGGCAAGCCGCAATCCGACTGCCAGAAGCGCCGCAACACCCGCATCGCCAGACCCCGCGCACGGGTTGAGCATGTGTTTGGGTCAATCTGTGCGATGGGAGGCAAAGCCATCCGCAGCATCGGGTTGGCACGGGCAGTATTCGGCCTCAGCATTAAGGCAACCGTGTATAACTTGCGGCGGCTTTGTTCACTCAAAGAGGGCGGAGTTGTGCCCATTTGATGGAGAAATTCCCGAAAAAACAGCAAAAATGCGGAAAAACCACCTGATTGTGGCTTGGTGTGCTAAAAATTGAGATGGGTTGGTGTTTTTTTAACAAAATGTCGATAGACCAACGCTAACCGTTGCAATACGCCGGGTTTTTAGAGGTTCCCCCTATAGAAAAAGAATTGCAGGCATTGGGAGCAACCACCGCTTCTATGCCAACACCTAGCAACATCCGTATCGACCGTTTGCCCACAGTCTCAGGTGAATTCTTCGGGCGTGAAGCCGAACTAAAACTGCTAAATGATGCTTGGAAAAACGATACTACCAACATTATCCAATTCATCGCTCCCGGCGGTACGGGCAAAACCAAAATGCTACGCTACTGGCTAGATCAGGTACGCCCTGAAAAGCTGATTGCATGGTCATTCTATTCGCAAGGCGCGAGTGAAGAAAAACAGCCAAGCGCAACCCTGTTTTACAACCTTTTGTTTGACTCGCTTGATCCATCAAAAACGATCGCAGATTTTGCCAACCAGCCGGAAAAGATGGGCGAGTATTTGGCTGATTTGCTGCGCCAGCAAAACTGCCTGTTGATACTGGATGGTTTTGAGCCGCTGCAACATTCCAGTGCTGTACTGCGTGGAGAACTGAAAGACCGAACGTTGCGTGCTTTGTTGAAGTCACTGGCAGCGCACCACACCAGTCTTTGTATCATCACTACCCGTATCGCAATAAGTGAACTCAGCGGTCACTCACAGCCTGTAGTCATTTCCCATAACTTGGAAAATCTTGCTGAGCAGGATGGTGTCAAACTATTGAAATCCTTGGGTGTAACAGGCAACGACGCTGCTTTGCTTAAGGCTGTAAACGAATATGGTCGCCATGCGCTGGCATTACACTTACTGGGCAATGCGCTCACCATTTATCTGGATGGCGACATTCTCAAACGTGACACACTGGATGAGTTGTTTGGAGAAGAAGCATATACAGAAGTTGAAAGACACGCCTTCAAGGTCATGCAGGCATATAAAACATGGCTGAAAGATGAGCCAGAATTGCAACTGCTGTATTTGCTGGGTTTATTTGACCACCCGATTGAATCCGAAGTACTGGAGGTGTTATGGAAAGCACAGATCCCCGGTTTGACGGATAAGATTCCGCTCAAGGCTTGGAAGGTTGCTATTCGTGATCTACGCGAAAAACACCGTTTACTCTCAACACACGAAGACCGTTCTAATCTGCTCGACTGCCACCCGCTACTCCGCGAGTATTTCGGCAAGCAACTTCAAACCCAGCAACCTAAAGCGTGGCAGCAGGCACATAAAAAACTATACGAGTACTACAATGCCCTACCCAAAAAAACCTATCCAGATACCTTGGAAGAAATGCGCCCCTTATTCCATGCAGTAACACATGGGTGTGCCGCAGGCTTACATCAACGGGTAGTAACAGAAGTTTACTATTCACGCATTAATCGTAAAGAAAAATTTTATAATCTCCATAACCTTGGTGCCTTTAGTGACGATTTGGCTGCCATTGCCTGTTTTTTCACTAAGGTATGGCAAAAACCATCAACAAAGCTAAAAGACTTATGGCAGCTTAGCTTGATCGGTAATGCAGGGTTTTCTTTGCGGGCACTAGGTCGACTACCTGAAGCGTTAGCTCCTATGCAAGCCAGTGTTGAAATGGCTTTGCGACAAAAAAACTGGATAGAAGCTGCTAAAGGAGCCAGCAACCTCAGCGAACTGCAACTCACCCTCGGCGATGTGGCGCAAGCGGTTACGATCGGCGCACGCAGCAGCCGCTACGCCGACCAGTCAGGGGATATGTTCCTGCGTATGAGCACACGCACCACCCACGCCGATGCCCTGCATCAGGCAGGGGACACCGCCGCCGCCCTTGCCCTGTTCCGGGAAGCGGAGCAACTCCAGCAGGAACACCAGCCTGCGTACCCGCGCCTGTATTCGCTGTCAAGTTTTCGCTACTGCGACCTGCTGCTGACGCAGGGCAGCACGGCGGAGGTGCTGGAGCGGGCGGAATATAATTTAGATTGTTGGACGAATCATTTTAGCAATGGAAGTTTGCTGGATTTTTCACTGCCAAAACTCACCCTCGGACGCGCCTATCTGCAACAACTCTTGCTCCCCTCTACCTCCGGGAGAGGGGCTGGGAGTGAGGGTCTTCATTGGCTGGAACAGGCTGTCGCTGGTTTGCGTGCAGCAGGAACAATGGATTATTTACCTCGTGGTCTGCTCGCCCGCGCTGCGCTGTACCGCCACACCCGCGACTTCGACAAAGCACGAAAGGACTTGCAGGAAGTGTTCGACATCGCCGACGGCAGCGGGATGCGGCTGCATTTGACGGATTATCATTTGGAGATGGCGCGGTTGTTGGTAGAAGAGAGGAAGACCCTCACCCCAACCCCTCTCCCAGAGGTAGAGGGGCTAAGAGGCGGCGACGTATCTCCTTCTTGCTCCCCCTCTACCGCTCAGCGGGAGAGGGGGCTGGGGGGTGAGGGTCTTCAATACCACATCGCCGAAGCCGAACGCTTGATCAACGAAACCGGCTACCACCGCCGCGACAAAGAGCTTGCCGAATTAAAAGCATCCGTCTGAACAACGTAGCAAATAGGCAAACGACTCGTGGAAAATCTGCACTTGCCTAGTGTGACCCCATCAACCATACTAACCAGTATAGTTATATCAATTGGAGTAGTGACCATGCTACGCGAAGCCCCTGCCATGACCGTGCGCCAAAACCTCGGCGAACTGTTAAACGAAGTCCAATACAAGCGCGACCAAATCGTGATTACGAAAGCAGGCAAACCCGTTGCCGCCCTGATTGACATGCCATTGTTTGAACGCCTACGCCAAATGGAACAAGAATTTGAGCGCATGACCCGCCACATGCAGCAAGCCTTTCAAGATATGCAAGAAGCCGACCTCAGTGATTTGCTGGATGAGGCTATCCATTATTCACGCAACACCTATAAAGCCGCATGAGGGTTGTCGTTGATACCAACATCCTGCTCTCCGGCTTGATGTTACCCAATAGCATTCCGGGCAAAATTATGCAGGCATGGCGTGAAAACCGCTTTGAACTGGTGTTGAGCCAATTTCAACTGGATGAAATCGGACGAGTGTTAGCCTACCCCAAAATCCAGAAACGCTTGCGGTGGGATGAAACAGAAATCACTCAGTTTCTGCAACAGCTATTCCTGCGCTCGATTTATCTGGGAAATATTGCCACTGTTGCTGAAGTCCCCGCTGATGCCAACGACAATCTGATTCTATCGGCTTACATTATCGGCAAGGCGCAATACCTAGTGACGGGAGACAAAGGCATTCAAGCACTAAATGAGCAATACAGCATTCTGACTGCCAAAGAATTTGTGGAGCAATGCCACAACCAACCCTAGAAATATCCCCCTCATAAACAACCTGCTAAACTGCCCCATAACCCAACAATATCACCGCATTACCGCTATTTGAGGAGGCCATCCCATGAAGTACCTGTTACCCATCCCGCTCGCGCTGGCATTACTCGCCGGAGCCACCCACGCCGCCACGCCCGCTGGCACGCCCACCCAACTGGAAGCCGGTTTAGTGAACCCCGGCGCAATCGACAAACCCGCTTGGTTCAAAGAATCCTTCCTTGACCTGCGCGACGACATCAAAGATGCCACTACCGCGAATAAACGCACCGTGCTGTATTTCTACCAAGACGGCTGCCCGTATTGCACCAAGTTGATCCAAGAAAATTTCAGCAAAGAAGACATCACCGCCAAGACCCAGAAAAACTTCGACGTGATTGCCATCAATATGTGGGGCGACCGCAATGTGACCGACGTTGAAGGCAAAGAAACCACCGAAAAAGCCTTCGCCGCTGAATTAAAAGTGCAATACACCCCCACCATGCTCTTCTTGGACGAAGCCGGAAAAGTGGTGCTGCGCGTCAACGGCTATTACGCCCCCGACAAATTTGCCATGGCACTGGATTTTGTGTCAGGTAAACACGAAAAAGACGGCAGTTTCAAAGACTACTTCGCCAAGCTCAAAGCCGATGGCAAAGTCGCTGCCACAACTGACAAAACCTACACCCTGCCCGCCGCCTTGCCTGCGCCGTTGCGCCTGCAAGATGCTCGCAAAGACAGCAAACGCCCGCTGATGGTGGTATTCGCGCAAACCGAATGCGACACCTGCGACGAACTCTACAATGACATTTTCAAACGCAAAGAACTCGCGTATTCCCTCAGCAATCTCGATCTCGCCCAAGCCAACCCCGACGATGACACCAAAATCCAAACCCCCGATGGCAAGGAAATGACAGTGGCAGACTGGGCAAAAACGCTGGAAATCAAATACAGCCCCAGCCTGCTGTTCTTCGATACCGATGGCAAAGAAGTGTTCCGTACCGAAGCCTACTTCAAAGCGTTCCACCTGCACGGCGCAATGGATTACGTCACCTCTGGCGCGTATGACTGGATGCCCGAATTCCAACGCTACTTGCAACACCGCCGTGAAGCACTGGCTGCCCACGGCTTCCCGGCGGATTTGATGGAATAAAAGAACCCCTCACCACCTCACCCCCTCTCCCTCAAGGGGCGAGGGGGAACAAGACAAAGATATTCTCTTAGCCCCTCGCCCCTTGAGGGAGAGGGGTTGGGGTGAGGGGTTCTTCCCCTACTGCAATGACTTGCTCAAATGCCCCGCAAACGTTTCCGCAGGCATAAACCCAACCACGCGGAACTGGCGTAACTCCTCGCCATCCTTGTTAAAGAACAGGATGGCGGGTGGCCCCGGAATTTTAAAATGCTTGAGTAAGGCTTTGGTTTCCGCGTTGGTTTCCGTCACATCCGCTTTCACCAAAATCGCATTGCGCAATAATGCCTGTACTGCCGGATCAGAAAACGTGTACTTCTCCATTTCCTTGCAGGTCACGCACCAATCGGCGTAGAAATCCACCATCACCGGCTGACCTTTGCCATCTTTCACCGCCTGCTCCAAATCAGCCAAGGTTTTGACCGTGTTGAACTGCAAACTCGCACTAGCACCGCCAGCAGCGCCCTGCCCCATGCTTAAACCGCGCAAGGGTTGGAGAACATCACCTTTCCCCGTGGCACTGCCGACCATCAGCAAACCGCCATAGATCAGCAGTAAAATGCCCCAGCCTTTCCAAAACTTGCGCCAGCCGCTGGCATTTTCCGGCAAGCTACTCAGCGCACCCAAGAATATCGCCGAAATGATAAACAACGCTGCCCACAGCAACAGAATCACGGATTCGGGCAAAATACGCTCCAGCATCCAAATCGCCACTGCCAGCATCATCACCCCGAAGACCGCTTTGATCGCCTCCATCCACATGCCTGCACGCGGCAACCATTTTCCGGCGGATGTCCCCACCAGCAATAACGGAATCCCCATGCCGATACTCAAGGCAAACAACGCCATGCCCCCCAATACCGCATCACCCGTTTGCCCGATATAAATCAACGCCCCCGCTAACGGTGCAGCGACACACGGCCCAACAATCAACGCCGACAACGCGCCCATGATCGCAACGCCAGCCAAGCTACCACCTTCTTGCTTATTACTGAGATTATTCAACCGGCTTTGGATGCTAGAAGGCATTTGCAACTCGTAAAACCCGAACATCGACAAGGCTAGCAATACGAAGATCAGGCTGAACGTCCCCAATACCCACGGATTCTGGAACATGGCTTGCAAGTTTTCCCCAAACAAGCCCGCCAACACACCCGCAATCGTGTAAGTCAACGCCATCGCCAACACATACACCAAGGACAAAATAAACGCCTTGCGCCCGGTCATGTCTTTTTGCCCCACAATAATACCCGACAAAATCGGAATCATCGGGAATACGCACGGGGTAAATGCCAGCAACAACCCAAACCCTAAAAAGCCCAATAAGGTCAGCAGCACATTGCCGCTGGCAAGGGTTTGTGCGATTTCATCTTGCTCCGATAAGGTTGCATCGCCAGCACCAGAAGGGGTGGCCGTAATCGCTGTAGTGCTATCAACTGCTTTTGCCACCGGTACTGGTGGCGCTGTTTCCGCCCACGCCACAGTCGGTTGCTCACCGGCTGCGGGGGCAGGCAATGTCACTTTGAATGCTTTGAGTTCTGGGGGGTAACACAACACATTTTCCGCACAACCTTGCCAGCCGAGTTCCAGCACAAAACTGCCTGCTTTACCGGCTTCGGTGCGTTTTACAGGTAAGTGAATCGCGGCAAGATCGTGAATGGCTTCGATTTTGCCGAAGAATTCGTCTTGTTTAACTTCACCACTGGGCAACTCAGGCTCGCCCACCGTCACGCCTTGCGGATCAAACACTTTGACAAGAAATTTATCTTTATAGAGGTAATGGTCAGGAGCAACCACCCATTGAATGGTTAACTTATCACCCTCCAAGGCAGGTTGCCCTAGCGCAAATGCTTGTTCGGAGGTTAGGCTTTCATCCCCGAAATCAAAGCTGGTATCGGCAGCCATTACCGGTGGTAGCGTGAGCAACAAAGCACAAAAAACCACCAAGCAATAATTCAGATAACGCGACAATGCCGCTGGAATACCCATTTGCTGTTTCCTCCTCATCAACTATTAGCATAATGATTGGAGTGTAATGGAATTAGGGACAAATTGTCAGAACACCGAAAAATTGACGTACATCATTCCCGTAACACGCAATCCATAACATGATGGAGCGTCACTACACCACAGGAGAACCCCATGAAGCCTTACCAACATATTTTAGTGCCCGTCGATTTCACCAAAATCAGCAATACCATCGTGGCACGCGCCCACGAACTGGCAAACTTTTACCAAGCCAAGCTTACCCTGCTCAATGTGCTCGAAGATGCCTCACTCGGCAATGTCAGTTTCGGCGGCACTAACAAACTCGGAATGCCCCCCGCCATCAAACAAAATCAAACCAAT
The window above is part of the Thiothrix winogradskyi genome. Proteins encoded here:
- a CDS encoding HAD family hydrolase; protein product: MQPTLKLIAFDLFGVVISDGHLVTHGLLPLLPPTVTKAAVKPYYDAYTGGQISEVAFWEGIGLTLESPIRQQFLNFFELDADLAAVTYVLSQRYRLGILSNLGAEWGDMLEARFAFSERFEPRIISGAVKCQKPEPAIYEVLIKASGVGGEHIAFIDDRRENLAVAKRFGMTTIHYRREADAHPFEPDYTIESLADVLAIL
- a CDS encoding SEFIR domain-containing protein translates to MTKVFISYSHDSQPHRDFVRGITDQLRTDGLDCLIDQYVNGFPPEGWQRWMENQIEAADFVLLVCTATYLRRYRGQETNGGKGVTFEGVVISQTLYDHYYRNTKFVPVLPEGGDFGHVPLPLKSYTAYTLPQQYDSLYRYLTAQPEYIAPAVGSKRIMPPAQGASVMPTSTLTPAPVNTLGNLNAERRARLQEKLRLLYQQYDLETRVEEKMRIKAIIDQTEADLRGL
- a CDS encoding IS5 family transposase, which codes for MPKKSAIKTSLFAAEEREQKLDRKGDLLSTLNQHVNFVALAGEIDHIAPRPSDKRGGRPPYPTELMVRVLVLQHLYNLSDEALEYQLLDRLSFQRFCGLRHSSTIPDANTLWVFRERISAAGGADALFDAVQRQLQQHGFIARGGQIVDATLVEAPKQHFHKEEKALLEQAATPADWTPAQRRQKDTEASWTKKHGKSYHGYKLSISADRKYKLIRKHHISTAKEHDTNHFEAVLDRANTSRDVWADKGYEDQSREQRLNQGSWRLHIQHKAKKGKPQSDCQKRRNTRIARPRARVEHVFGSICAMGGKAIRSIGLARAVFGLSIKATVYNLRRLCSLKEGGVVPI
- a CDS encoding type II toxin-antitoxin system prevent-host-death family antitoxin, whose translation is MLREAPAMTVRQNLGELLNEVQYKRDQIVITKAGKPVAALIDMPLFERLRQMEQEFERMTRHMQQAFQDMQEADLSDLLDEAIHYSRNTYKAA
- a CDS encoding putative toxin-antitoxin system toxin component, PIN family — translated: MRVVVDTNILLSGLMLPNSIPGKIMQAWRENRFELVLSQFQLDEIGRVLAYPKIQKRLRWDETEITQFLQQLFLRSIYLGNIATVAEVPADANDNLILSAYIIGKAQYLVTGDKGIQALNEQYSILTAKEFVEQCHNQP
- a CDS encoding thioredoxin family protein, coding for MKYLLPIPLALALLAGATHAATPAGTPTQLEAGLVNPGAIDKPAWFKESFLDLRDDIKDATTANKRTVLYFYQDGCPYCTKLIQENFSKEDITAKTQKNFDVIAINMWGDRNVTDVEGKETTEKAFAAELKVQYTPTMLFLDEAGKVVLRVNGYYAPDKFAMALDFVSGKHEKDGSFKDYFAKLKADGKVAATTDKTYTLPAALPAPLRLQDARKDSKRPLMVVFAQTECDTCDELYNDIFKRKELAYSLSNLDLAQANPDDDTKIQTPDGKEMTVADWAKTLEIKYSPSLLFFDTDGKEVFRTEAYFKAFHLHGAMDYVTSGAYDWMPEFQRYLQHRREALAAHGFPADLME
- the dsbD gene encoding protein-disulfide reductase DsbD, with the protein product MGIPAALSRYLNYCLVVFCALLLTLPPVMAADTSFDFGDESLTSEQAFALGQPALEGDKLTIQWVVAPDHYLYKDKFLVKVFDPQGVTVGEPELPSGEVKQDEFFGKIEAIHDLAAIHLPVKRTEAGKAGSFVLELGWQGCAENVLCYPPELKAFKVTLPAPAAGEQPTVAWAETAPPVPVAKAVDSTTAITATPSGAGDATLSEQDEIAQTLASGNVLLTLLGFLGFGLLLAFTPCVFPMIPILSGIIVGQKDMTGRKAFILSLVYVLAMALTYTIAGVLAGLFGENLQAMFQNPWVLGTFSLIFVLLALSMFGFYELQMPSSIQSRLNNLSNKQEGGSLAGVAIMGALSALIVGPCVAAPLAGALIYIGQTGDAVLGGMALFALSIGMGIPLLLVGTSAGKWLPRAGMWMEAIKAVFGVMMLAVAIWMLERILPESVILLLWAALFIISAIFLGALSSLPENASGWRKFWKGWGILLLIYGGLLMVGSATGKGDVLQPLRGLSMGQGAAGGASASLQFNTVKTLADLEQAVKDGKGQPVMVDFYADWCVTCKEMEKYTFSDPAVQALLRNAILVKADVTETNAETKALLKHFKIPGPPAILFFNKDGEELRQFRVVGFMPAETFAGHLSKSLQ